The region TGGATAAGTGGATCAAAAATGTTTCTCTTATTTTGATCATTGAGGGTTTCTACAAGGCCGAAAAAGGATTAAATTTAGACGTAGGTATCCAGGATAACCTGAGAGCTACCATCCTGGAAGAATACCACTGCAACAACGTGATCGCGGCCAGTTGTTCCAGCGGATACATTTGTTCTAGATGTTCCAACTTTCAATGTACCATTAGAACTGTCATTTAATGGATCCTGCTCTATCCCATCGATTGTCCAATTAATGCCAGTCACAACGGATGCATCAGGTCCGCCCTGATAAACGAGCGTGATTGCAGTACCGCTTTGCGATACTGTGGCTCCAACTGATTTGGTCGTCTGGACGTTGCCGGTCATACCAAACACGAACGCAGCGATGACCGCTGCGAGGATCACCGTGATGGCGACCATGAGGA is a window of Methanomicrobiales archaeon DNA encoding:
- a CDS encoding type IV pilin N-terminal domain-containing protein, with translation LMVAITVILAAVIAAFVFGMTGNVQTTKSVGATVSQSGTAITLVYQGGPDASVVTGINWTIDGIEQDPLNDSSNGTLKVGTSRTNVSAGTTGRDHVVAVVFFQDGSSQVILDTYV